In Treponema primitia ZAS-2, a genomic segment contains:
- a CDS encoding bifunctional metallophosphatase/5'-nucleotidase: MMKFIKRLSGVVLSLFITALPLMANGVAEDGAASRSGDDGKTYELVLLHTNDHHGSILPTGGKGGLAEQAAFIKAMRALNPQVLLVDAGDINTGSALSNMFAAEPDIKAYNLMGYDAGIFGNHEFDGTYAKLLGQVQLAQFPFLSANIKTPDGGYLGNNPYLIKRYDGFTVGIFGITTLRTKIIASPDSSLSFVNEIEAAAEIVDILRNREKVDIVIAVTHIGNIKEAPDHITSPELAEAVPGIDIIVDGHSHSLIDVPITVGSTYIVTANEWGKYIGAGKLSVQNGRLVKFDWKPIEVSPAQEVSAMLTPYIEKANKSLKDVVGEASADFVFGDRLTRKIETALGDLVCDANVWYFQTQYNQQIDFAFHNGGNIRAALPKGPITQEAILTLLPFENYLYVVSLKGSDITELFNFIATIPQGAGGFPQVSKEVRYTVDYSGGTGKLLDLTIHGEPVDPNKLYRLSTNDYLLRGGDGYTVLTRSQDPFNTSLLLSYVVVEYIRANEGIISPATDGRIRVIGGVTE; this comes from the coding sequence ATGATGAAATTCATAAAACGACTCAGCGGGGTGGTGCTTTCCCTGTTTATCACCGCCCTGCCCCTGATGGCAAATGGCGTGGCGGAAGACGGCGCGGCTTCCCGGAGCGGGGATGATGGGAAAACCTATGAACTGGTGTTACTCCATACCAATGACCATCACGGGTCGATACTCCCCACTGGGGGTAAGGGCGGCCTGGCGGAACAGGCTGCGTTCATCAAGGCAATGCGGGCCCTGAACCCCCAGGTGCTCCTGGTTGACGCCGGGGACATTAACACCGGCAGCGCCCTGTCCAACATGTTCGCCGCGGAGCCGGACATCAAGGCCTATAACCTGATGGGCTACGATGCAGGCATTTTCGGCAACCATGAATTTGACGGCACCTATGCAAAACTCCTGGGCCAGGTACAGCTTGCCCAGTTCCCCTTTTTATCCGCCAACATTAAAACCCCCGATGGCGGCTACCTGGGGAATAACCCCTACCTGATAAAACGCTACGATGGATTTACCGTGGGCATCTTCGGTATCACTACCTTGCGCACAAAGATTATCGCCAGCCCTGACAGCAGCCTCAGCTTCGTCAACGAAATTGAGGCTGCCGCCGAAATAGTGGACATACTGCGGAACCGCGAAAAGGTAGACATTGTGATCGCCGTAACCCACATCGGAAATATTAAGGAAGCTCCGGACCATATCACTTCCCCGGAACTGGCCGAAGCGGTACCGGGCATCGACATCATCGTTGATGGCCATTCCCATTCCCTCATTGATGTCCCCATAACCGTGGGCAGCACTTATATTGTGACCGCCAATGAATGGGGAAAATATATAGGCGCAGGAAAACTAAGTGTTCAGAACGGGCGGCTTGTCAAATTTGACTGGAAGCCCATAGAAGTAAGCCCGGCACAGGAAGTAAGCGCCATGCTGACCCCCTACATTGAAAAAGCTAACAAGAGCCTTAAAGACGTAGTTGGGGAAGCATCGGCGGATTTTGTCTTTGGTGATCGGCTTACCCGGAAAATCGAAACCGCCCTGGGGGACCTGGTCTGCGACGCCAATGTCTGGTACTTCCAAACCCAGTACAACCAGCAGATCGACTTTGCCTTCCACAACGGTGGCAACATACGGGCGGCGCTCCCCAAAGGGCCCATCACCCAGGAGGCGATCCTGACCCTGCTCCCCTTTGAAAATTACCTTTATGTGGTATCCCTCAAGGGATCCGATATAACGGAACTGTTTAATTTTATCGCTACTATACCCCAGGGCGCCGGGGGTTTCCCTCAGGTTTCCAAGGAAGTGCGGTATACCGTTGACTACTCAGGGGGCACAGGAAAACTGCTTGACCTGACCATACACGGGGAACCAGTGGACCCGAATAAGCTCTACCGGCTCAGCACCAATGACTACCTGCTCAGGGGCGGGGATGGCTACACAGTACTTACCCGTTCCCAAGACCCCTTCAACACATCATTGCTGCTTTCGTATGTGGTGGTGGAATACATCAGGGCCAATGAGGGCATCATCAGCCCTGCAACCGACGGGCGCATCCGGGTAATCGGCGGAGTCACAGAGTAG
- a CDS encoding transporter substrate-binding domain-containing protein, translating to MKKYAIVTILLVLAGSVLFAGGSKDTKSSPGAKTIVRVGTEGAYPPYNFVTATGEADGYDVAVVKAIGELLPQYQFVFVPTAWDGIFVALEGGDFDLIASNLGWRKEREEKYYLSTVPYLWGASEIVFKSGRTDIHSLSDLKGKKVAAGVGTSTTTWLEEYIKTTNSNIEIVYTDGNIVNALTEIETGRVDATITSFITTQLTAESLGYKITGITTPELTVSSIHLLFPKTETGKTYQDAFDGALKQLLANGKLAELSRKYFFGKNYTTQEAVAAGL from the coding sequence ATGAAAAAGTATGCAATTGTGACTATCCTGCTTGTTTTAGCCGGATCCGTCCTGTTTGCCGGGGGCAGCAAGGACACAAAAAGCAGTCCCGGGGCAAAGACCATCGTCAGGGTCGGCACCGAAGGAGCCTATCCGCCCTATAACTTCGTGACCGCCACCGGGGAAGCCGACGGGTACGACGTGGCAGTGGTAAAGGCCATTGGGGAACTGCTGCCCCAATACCAATTTGTCTTTGTCCCCACCGCCTGGGACGGGATCTTTGTCGCCCTGGAGGGGGGGGATTTTGATCTTATCGCCAGCAACCTGGGGTGGCGCAAGGAGCGGGAGGAAAAATATTACCTCTCCACGGTACCCTATCTTTGGGGCGCCTCGGAGATCGTCTTTAAGTCGGGCCGGACGGACATCCATTCCCTGAGCGACCTGAAGGGGAAGAAGGTGGCTGCCGGGGTCGGAACCTCCACCACTACCTGGCTTGAGGAGTACATCAAAACCACAAACAGCAATATTGAAATCGTCTACACCGATGGCAACATCGTTAACGCCCTTACGGAAATTGAAACCGGCCGAGTGGACGCTACAATTACCAGTTTTATTACCACCCAGCTTACCGCTGAATCCCTGGGGTACAAGATCACGGGGATCACCACACCGGAGCTGACTGTCAGTTCTATACATTTACTGTTTCCGAAAACCGAAACAGGCAAAACCTATCAGGATGCATTTGACGGGGCCCTGAAACAGCTCCTGGCCAACGGCAAATTAGCAGAGCTGTCCCGCAAATACTTCTTCGGTAAGAATTATACCACCCAGGAAGCTGTCGCGGCAGGACTTTAG
- the nhaC gene encoding Na+/H+ antiporter NhaC, producing the protein MSKEVKKRTPRAPKIWEALLSFVVLIAVMSVGIAVFKVDPHIPMIIGTAFAAIMALWLGFDWKYIEKSMFDGIYQALQAVLILAVIGVLIGVWLVAGVVPTMIYYGLQIITPSLFLVASLLTCSITSLATGTSWGTCGTIGIALMGVASGLGIPLPMAAGAIISGAYFGDKMSPLSDTTNLAPAMAGTDVFTHVKFMLRSTIPVYTIVIIIYLILGFRFARGNMDVSNLVIITEGIRDNFVISPVLLIPPLVVILSIAKKMPAIPGIFLGIISGGILGALVQGNNFGHLLSSAYSGFVCETGVPAIDELLTAGGLENMMFSISLTILAMTFGGIMEKTGQLEVLVNQLIKLARGNTSLVGLTMLTCVASNATMPEQYISLVVPGRMYNSTYRRRNLHPKMLSNALEGSGTVTSALIPWNTCGVFLTGVLGVSTLEYLPWAFFNYLMPIAVLFMTALGLLTVKTTDDPGTIITPDTDDPVKLSA; encoded by the coding sequence ATGAGTAAAGAAGTAAAAAAACGGACGCCTCGGGCGCCCAAAATCTGGGAGGCCCTGCTCTCCTTCGTCGTATTGATCGCGGTAATGTCCGTGGGTATTGCGGTGTTCAAAGTGGACCCCCATATCCCCATGATCATCGGTACCGCCTTTGCCGCCATCATGGCCCTATGGCTCGGCTTTGATTGGAAGTACATCGAAAAATCCATGTTCGACGGTATTTACCAGGCCCTCCAGGCGGTACTTATTCTGGCGGTCATCGGTGTACTGATCGGGGTATGGCTTGTAGCCGGTGTGGTTCCTACCATGATCTACTACGGCCTGCAGATCATCACCCCCTCACTATTCCTGGTGGCGAGCCTGCTGACCTGTTCCATCACATCCCTGGCAACCGGCACATCCTGGGGCACCTGTGGCACCATCGGTATTGCCCTCATGGGCGTGGCTTCGGGCCTGGGCATCCCCCTGCCCATGGCTGCGGGGGCGATAATCAGCGGCGCCTACTTCGGTGATAAGATGTCCCCCCTGAGCGATACCACCAACCTGGCCCCTGCCATGGCCGGCACCGACGTGTTCACCCACGTCAAATTCATGCTCCGGTCTACTATTCCGGTATACACCATCGTTATCATCATCTACCTGATTCTGGGTTTCCGCTTTGCCAGGGGCAACATGGATGTAAGCAACCTCGTAATCATCACCGAAGGCATCCGGGACAACTTTGTTATCTCACCGGTGCTGCTCATTCCCCCGCTGGTAGTAATACTCTCCATTGCCAAAAAGATGCCCGCCATCCCGGGTATCTTCCTGGGAATAATCTCAGGGGGCATACTGGGCGCCCTGGTCCAGGGCAACAACTTTGGCCACCTGCTTTCCAGCGCCTACAGCGGCTTTGTCTGTGAAACCGGCGTACCTGCCATTGATGAACTCCTGACCGCTGGGGGCCTGGAAAACATGATGTTCTCCATCTCCCTTACAATACTAGCCATGACCTTCGGCGGCATTATGGAAAAAACCGGCCAGTTGGAAGTATTGGTAAACCAGCTCATCAAACTTGCCCGGGGCAACACCTCCCTGGTGGGGCTTACCATGCTCACCTGCGTAGCCAGCAACGCTACCATGCCCGAACAGTATATCTCCCTGGTAGTACCCGGCCGTATGTACAATAGCACCTACCGCCGGCGCAACCTGCACCCCAAGATGCTGAGTAATGCCTTGGAAGGGTCGGGAACGGTCACCAGCGCCCTAATCCCCTGGAACACCTGCGGGGTATTTCTCACCGGCGTATTGGGGGTTTCCACCCTGGAGTACCTGCCCTGGGCCTTCTTTAACTACCTGATGCCCATAGCAGTTCTGTTCATGACCGCATTAGGCCTGCTCACAGTTAAAACTACCGACGACCCGGGTACTATTATTACCCCGGATACAGATGATCCGGTGAAACTGAGCGCATAG
- a CDS encoding HAD family hydrolase — protein MPHTQKAVFLDIDGTLILGKRGPFNEDIEAIEEARKQGHLFFLNTGRGFGNLPPVLRDAPWIDGMVCGAGAQILFRGKTVHCRAIPEKALLEISAFYLNSKKWCVFEGETALYGINENNSDLFVTDILSVKNKDDFLTRYKDAQVTKLSIDGSASAEEQALLEDYFDLNPFPDYFEGILKGESKSHGMELILKELGIARENSVAMGDSFNDMSMIRYAGLGIAMGNACDELKQMAGAITADCGQGGIAQAVKKWVLT, from the coding sequence ATGCCGCATACGCAGAAAGCAGTATTTCTGGACATAGATGGGACCCTGATTCTAGGGAAGAGGGGTCCTTTTAACGAAGACATTGAAGCGATTGAAGAGGCCAGAAAACAGGGACACCTGTTTTTTCTTAACACCGGCCGGGGCTTTGGAAATCTTCCCCCGGTCCTGCGGGACGCCCCCTGGATAGACGGCATGGTATGCGGCGCCGGCGCACAAATCCTATTCAGGGGGAAAACCGTCCATTGCAGGGCTATACCGGAAAAAGCCCTCCTCGAAATCAGCGCCTTTTATCTGAACAGCAAAAAGTGGTGTGTCTTTGAGGGGGAAACCGCCCTCTACGGCATAAACGAAAACAACTCCGACCTTTTTGTCACAGATATTCTGTCTGTCAAAAACAAAGATGATTTCCTCACCCGGTACAAGGACGCCCAGGTAACCAAACTGAGCATAGACGGAAGCGCTTCCGCTGAGGAACAGGCCCTGCTTGAAGATTACTTTGACCTCAACCCATTCCCGGATTATTTTGAAGGCATCCTCAAGGGCGAAAGCAAATCCCATGGCATGGAATTAATATTGAAGGAACTCGGTATAGCCCGGGAAAACAGCGTCGCCATGGGGGACAGTTTCAACGACATGAGTATGATCCGCTACGCCGGCCTGGGCATAGCCATGGGTAACGCCTGCGACGAGCTGAAGCAGATGGCAGGGGCCATCACCGCCGACTGCGGACAGGGCGGGATCGCCCAAGCGGTGAAAAAGTGGGTGCTGACTTAG
- a CDS encoding amino acid ABC transporter permease — MGKIFDIGFMIQSVPEILTALPLTLLLALISAVIGLVIALFVALIRYFNIRGLSQICQVYVSYIRGTPMLVQIMLVYFGIPLFLRALNVYLGTNFNINGVPRLVFAIIALGFNAGAYMSETIRSSLLAVDVGQLEAAYSVNMTVGQTLMRIVIPQAFSIAIPPLANTLVSLIKETSLVFTISIIDLMARAKIVGARGYRFFEIYVVVSIIYWVICTFISRLLAAAEKGSRKHERTINP; from the coding sequence ATGGGGAAGATATTCGACATAGGGTTCATGATACAATCGGTACCGGAAATTCTGACCGCCCTTCCCCTTACCCTCCTCCTGGCCCTCATATCCGCGGTTATTGGGCTGGTCATCGCACTTTTTGTAGCCTTGATCCGCTACTTTAATATCCGCGGTCTCTCCCAGATCTGTCAGGTCTATGTGTCCTATATCCGGGGCACCCCCATGCTGGTACAGATTATGCTGGTCTATTTCGGGATACCCCTGTTTCTCAGGGCCCTGAATGTCTATTTGGGCACCAATTTTAATATAAACGGTGTGCCCCGGCTGGTCTTCGCCATCATTGCCCTGGGTTTCAATGCCGGGGCCTATATGTCGGAAACCATCAGAAGCTCACTCCTGGCGGTGGATGTGGGCCAGCTTGAGGCCGCGTACAGTGTGAACATGACTGTGGGGCAAACCCTCATGCGCATCGTCATTCCCCAGGCCTTCAGCATCGCTATTCCGCCCCTGGCAAACACCCTGGTATCCCTTATCAAGGAAACTTCCCTGGTGTTTACTATTTCTATTATCGATTTAATGGCCCGGGCAAAGATTGTCGGCGCCCGGGGATACCGGTTCTTTGAAATCTATGTGGTTGTGTCCATCATCTACTGGGTTATCTGTACCTTTATTTCCCGGCTCCTCGCTGCTGCCGAAAAGGGTTCCCGAAAACATGAAAGGACGATAAACCCATGA
- a CDS encoding LacI family DNA-binding transcriptional regulator, with protein sequence MSGIKDIAAAAGVSVSTVSNVLNNKPNVGAVTRSQVLKLCQEMNYVSKAASGKYQSGRNRTILFNFSDFDRCFYLKVIEGINDYAGDNGYDLLTCTTRTCEKYLHNGLTDGCIILDSRMGNDIIRRAARNGYPLVLLDRILPDSNIKSLVVNNYEVMTELMEGLVKRGYRNFAFVGGPEYLGDTRERFQAYTDVLTTHGLSHLKENYFSGDYQEGNGYQALTILLLGGKLPEILVCANDNMAAGVIRALEERGYRVPEDVAVTGFDNSERSEALGLTTVAVPNYERGYLAARTLIENINGKNNFEPQRISASVRWRKTVEDDHFSKII encoded by the coding sequence ATGAGTGGGATTAAGGATATAGCGGCAGCTGCGGGAGTTTCGGTCTCCACGGTTTCCAATGTGCTGAACAACAAACCGAATGTGGGGGCCGTGACCCGGAGCCAGGTGCTGAAACTCTGCCAGGAGATGAACTATGTCTCCAAGGCCGCGTCAGGAAAATACCAATCCGGAAGAAACCGGACGATTCTTTTCAATTTCAGCGATTTTGATCGGTGCTTTTATTTGAAAGTAATAGAAGGGATCAACGATTACGCAGGGGACAATGGCTACGACCTCCTGACCTGTACCACCCGGACCTGTGAGAAGTACCTCCATAACGGCCTCACTGACGGCTGCATCATCCTGGACAGCCGCATGGGGAACGACATCATACGCCGAGCCGCCCGGAACGGCTATCCCCTGGTGCTCCTGGACCGCATCCTGCCGGATTCCAATATCAAGAGTCTGGTGGTAAACAACTATGAGGTTATGACCGAACTGATGGAGGGGCTGGTCAAACGGGGGTACCGGAATTTCGCCTTTGTGGGCGGCCCGGAATACTTAGGGGATACACGGGAGCGCTTCCAGGCCTATACGGATGTGCTGACCACCCACGGTCTTTCCCATCTCAAGGAAAACTACTTTTCCGGAGACTACCAGGAAGGAAACGGCTACCAGGCCCTTACCATACTACTCCTGGGGGGAAAGCTGCCTGAAATCCTGGTCTGCGCCAACGACAACATGGCCGCCGGGGTGATCCGCGCCCTGGAAGAGCGGGGCTACCGGGTGCCCGAGGATGTGGCGGTTACGGGCTTTGACAACAGCGAGCGGTCCGAGGCCCTGGGGCTTACCACGGTAGCGGTCCCTAATTACGAGCGGGGCTACTTGGCGGCTCGGACGCTTATCGAGAATATCAATGGGAAAAACAATTTTGAGCCACAGAGAATATCTGCTTCGGTTAGGTGGAGGAAAACTGTGGAGGATGATCACTTTAGTAAAATTATTTGA
- a CDS encoding amino acid ABC transporter ATP-binding protein, whose amino-acid sequence MSPIQEQVITLKDITKSFGTNQVLKGVSLSVKKGEILSIIGPSGAGKTTLLRTLNWLEKPDTGSITIDGETVNVASVKKTDILRLRSKTSMVFQHYNLFKNKTVLQNVTESLVVVKKLEKAAAEEKALAILRSVGMEDKLKEYPSRLSGGQQQRVGIARALAVDPQVMLFDEPTSALDPEWVAEVLDVIKGIARQGLTMILVSHEMRFVNEVASRVILLDDGLIVEDGSPDQVFNHPTQERTRQFLKKNRDFEVVW is encoded by the coding sequence ATGAGCCCCATCCAGGAACAGGTAATAACCCTGAAGGATATCACCAAATCTTTTGGCACAAATCAGGTACTCAAGGGGGTGAGCCTTTCGGTTAAAAAGGGGGAGATCCTTTCGATCATCGGGCCCAGCGGCGCGGGAAAAACAACCCTGCTGCGCACCCTGAACTGGCTTGAAAAGCCCGATACAGGTTCCATTACCATTGATGGGGAAACAGTTAACGTGGCTTCGGTAAAAAAAACAGATATTCTGCGCCTACGTTCAAAAACGTCTATGGTGTTTCAGCACTACAATCTTTTCAAAAACAAGACGGTACTGCAGAATGTCACCGAAAGTCTTGTGGTAGTAAAAAAACTGGAAAAGGCTGCGGCCGAAGAAAAGGCCCTGGCCATTCTCAGGTCCGTGGGGATGGAAGATAAACTAAAGGAATACCCATCCCGGCTTTCCGGGGGGCAGCAGCAGCGGGTTGGCATCGCCCGGGCCCTGGCAGTAGATCCCCAGGTGATGCTCTTTGACGAACCCACCAGCGCCCTGGACCCCGAATGGGTAGCAGAGGTACTGGATGTGATCAAAGGCATAGCCCGGCAGGGACTGACCATGATCCTGGTCTCCCACGAGATGCGTTTTGTCAATGAAGTAGCATCCCGGGTTATCCTCCTGGATGATGGGCTTATCGTTGAAGACGGCAGCCCCGATCAGGTGTTTAACCACCCCACCCAGGAACGCACCAGGCAGTTTCTTAAAAAAAACCGTGATTTTGAAGTAGTTTGGTAA
- a CDS encoding L-serine ammonia-lyase, iron-sulfur-dependent, subunit alpha, whose translation MSKIFYPDFFNDVFGPIMQPGSSSSFAGNSRVGRAASFTVSQEPKRVKISFNPSEKGYFGKLGNMMEDRAFLGGLQGFATDDERLFRAHDLAREKGISYEFGFLPEDNAYPGSVTFDVENSNGEKGRFIGASIGGGMISSYEINHFPIVWQGDTHGILLKKTPGTEGRRTAFLQEHQSILVDSKPYRNARGEEAWFIELSSPLEDRELEKYFEKPDYLVFTALLPVVSFNGRQEQLFKTVDEWIAYAEKEGISFVDAAIAYEKAFSGWTEKQIWDYFEQIRDILFHQIHALEDLGVDNVSDTPLLPVYGKNWNRYKQAGKVLQDPLTSRIMDYAFSVNAKIPGVKIVPGPMGTGGGYLFSALEGVREARGLSREKQLEGLVIAAQLGAIAFTLAHSSGVSGCVGESGVCCAMASGAITWMAGGTGQQVQYAASMALQANIGIPCDPIPGGLEFPCLTRTVRAALTAPLYADMALCGINPLIPYHEMLYVIEHTRQQYPQAVSGSSCGVNCTATAAGCQQFLSQDVMKGKLKWEAVTG comes from the coding sequence ATGAGCAAAATTTTTTATCCCGATTTTTTTAACGATGTTTTCGGGCCCATCATGCAGCCCGGATCGAGCAGCAGCTTTGCCGGCAACAGCCGGGTTGGGCGGGCCGCTTCTTTTACGGTAAGCCAGGAGCCAAAGCGGGTCAAAATATCCTTTAACCCCAGCGAGAAGGGCTATTTTGGCAAACTGGGCAACATGATGGAGGACCGGGCTTTTCTGGGAGGCCTCCAGGGCTTTGCCACTGACGATGAGCGGCTCTTCCGGGCCCATGATTTGGCCCGGGAAAAGGGCATATCATATGAATTTGGGTTTCTGCCCGAAGACAATGCCTATCCCGGCTCGGTTACCTTTGATGTAGAAAACAGTAACGGTGAAAAAGGCCGCTTTATCGGGGCTTCCATAGGGGGAGGCATGATTAGCTCCTATGAGATAAACCATTTCCCCATTGTCTGGCAAGGGGACACCCACGGGATACTGTTGAAAAAAACACCCGGCACAGAAGGGCGCCGCACAGCATTCCTGCAGGAGCACCAATCAATACTGGTTGATTCTAAGCCCTACCGGAATGCCCGGGGCGAAGAGGCCTGGTTCATAGAGCTTTCCAGTCCCCTGGAGGATAGGGAACTGGAAAAATATTTTGAAAAACCCGACTACCTTGTTTTCACTGCCCTGCTGCCTGTGGTAAGTTTCAATGGCCGGCAGGAACAGCTTTTCAAAACCGTGGACGAATGGATAGCCTATGCGGAAAAAGAGGGCATTAGTTTTGTTGACGCCGCCATTGCCTACGAAAAAGCCTTTTCCGGATGGACAGAAAAGCAGATATGGGATTATTTTGAGCAGATCAGGGATATTCTTTTCCATCAGATCCATGCGTTAGAAGACCTGGGGGTCGACAATGTTTCTGACACCCCCCTCCTTCCGGTATATGGAAAAAATTGGAACCGCTATAAACAGGCCGGCAAGGTCCTGCAGGATCCCCTTACTTCCCGGATCATGGATTACGCTTTTTCGGTGAACGCCAAGATACCGGGGGTCAAAATTGTCCCGGGCCCCATGGGCACAGGCGGTGGTTACCTTTTCTCCGCCCTGGAAGGGGTGCGGGAAGCCCGGGGCCTGAGCCGGGAAAAGCAGCTTGAAGGCCTGGTGATCGCCGCCCAACTGGGGGCCATTGCCTTTACCCTGGCCCACAGTTCCGGTGTTTCAGGCTGTGTGGGAGAATCCGGTGTCTGCTGCGCCATGGCTTCCGGAGCCATCACCTGGATGGCCGGGGGCACGGGACAACAGGTGCAATACGCTGCTTCCATGGCCCTGCAGGCCAATATCGGCATACCCTGCGATCCCATCCCCGGGGGCCTGGAATTCCCCTGCCTGACCCGCACAGTACGGGCGGCCCTCACTGCCCCCCTCTACGCCGACATGGCCCTCTGCGGCATAAACCCCCTAATACCCTACCACGAGATGCTCTACGTCATTGAGCACACCCGCCAGCAATACCCACAGGCAGTCAGCGGATCTTCCTGCGGGGTTAACTGTACTGCCACCGCCGCCGGCTGCCAGCAGTTTTTGTCACAGGATGTAATGAAGGGCAAGCTCAAGTGGGAGGCGGTTACGGGGTGA
- a CDS encoding GlmL-related ornithine degradation protein yields the protein MLVDVLVAEIGSTTTLVNAFQGIDSPDAEQDPRDPLRYPVHWGQGQAPTSVLEGDVRVGLRRAVADLCRNKGIASLEYRDMLATSSAAGGLKMTVHGLVYDMTARAAKEAALGAGAIIHMVSAGKLRDRDIEKIREIQPNLIMLAGGVDHGERDTALENAEALCRLGLPIPVIYAGNMDSQDEIRSILQDSPMPLYLTENVYPRIDDLNVEPARRLIQAAFEEHIVQAPGMEHIRDMVSGPIIPTPGAVMECAKLLYEDMGDLMVLDVGGATTDIHSVTAGSEEISRISVSPEPLAKRTVEGDLGVYVNMKNLVALIGAEKLSEELGFPPEEAMAAYRSIPKTEKEFQFVERLTREAVLRATERHAGHIRYIYGPGGRSILAEGKDLTQVKHIIGTGGALTRLPCRVEIMEAIAKHNQAGTWLFPPETASILVDNDYIMASLGVLARKYPKAALQLLKKSLGNF from the coding sequence ATGCTCGTAGATGTTTTGGTAGCAGAAATCGGATCCACCACCACCCTGGTGAATGCATTTCAGGGCATTGACAGCCCGGACGCTGAACAGGACCCCCGGGACCCTCTCCGCTACCCCGTCCACTGGGGCCAGGGCCAGGCGCCGACTTCGGTCCTGGAAGGGGACGTCAGGGTCGGGCTCCGGAGAGCGGTGGCGGACCTGTGCCGGAACAAGGGGATAGCATCCCTGGAATACCGGGATATGCTGGCCACTTCCAGCGCCGCCGGGGGCCTTAAAATGACCGTCCACGGCCTGGTCTACGACATGACCGCCAGAGCTGCCAAGGAAGCGGCCCTGGGAGCCGGCGCCATCATTCACATGGTGAGCGCAGGAAAACTGCGCGACAGGGATATTGAGAAGATACGGGAAATACAGCCAAACCTTATCATGCTGGCCGGGGGGGTGGATCACGGGGAACGGGATACGGCCCTGGAAAATGCAGAAGCCCTTTGCAGGCTCGGCCTTCCAATCCCGGTGATCTACGCGGGGAACATGGACAGCCAGGATGAGATACGGAGCATACTGCAAGACAGCCCCATGCCCCTCTACCTGACAGAAAATGTGTACCCCCGGATTGACGATCTCAATGTGGAACCGGCCCGCCGGCTTATTCAGGCGGCCTTTGAAGAGCATATCGTACAGGCTCCGGGAATGGAGCATATACGGGATATGGTGAGCGGTCCCATCATCCCCACCCCGGGGGCGGTGATGGAATGCGCAAAACTCCTGTATGAGGATATGGGAGACCTGATGGTGTTGGATGTCGGCGGGGCAACCACGGACATCCATTCTGTAACTGCGGGATCCGAGGAAATCTCCCGCATTTCGGTCAGTCCCGAACCCCTGGCCAAGCGCACCGTAGAGGGGGACCTGGGGGTTTATGTGAACATGAAAAACCTGGTCGCACTTATTGGCGCAGAAAAGCTGTCGGAAGAATTGGGATTTCCGCCGGAAGAGGCCATGGCCGCTTACCGGTCTATACCGAAGACTGAAAAGGAGTTTCAATTTGTTGAACGATTGACCCGGGAAGCGGTCCTGCGGGCAACGGAACGGCACGCCGGACATATCCGGTACATCTACGGCCCAGGCGGCCGCAGTATCCTGGCGGAAGGAAAGGATCTGACCCAGGTAAAGCACATCATCGGTACCGGCGGCGCCTTGACCAGGCTGCCATGCCGCGTAGAAATAATGGAAGCCATTGCAAAGCACAACCAGGCAGGGACATGGCTCTTCCCGCCGGAAACAGCGTCAATCCTGGTGGATAACGACTATATCATGGCATCCCTGGGGGTGCTCGCCAGGAAATATCCCAAGGCGGCCTTGCAACTGCTGAAAAAAAGTTTAGGGAATTTCTAA